A region from the Spea bombifrons isolate aSpeBom1 chromosome 7, aSpeBom1.2.pri, whole genome shotgun sequence genome encodes:
- the LOC128501828 gene encoding uncharacterized protein LOC128501828: MELTPDFDGLGAIDSLSAEQVGDLAFSGDVLNNESSAGVLVNSLDRRPFNQMDSFLTSFEANAEQRGMVSVANTNIRSSMLNVIYGKLSSHFHSFTIEQWRDVFLFKLRFFLGSITESQIDLLPGNIDCDVFQIIVSALDRHYQDLSPGARQAFYQKAKAYLLAKKQGTESACGAKTSGSVGWLLANLGSFRALASYQDIISLKPDFMFTDAVLILNEKQLASYSVESDALRDKDKIAKVFTGVSNLDLGAFLDAFNLAAEEKQLTQLPSSEVRKFFIGEVFCQLGRRFSLFTTADFTNWLQVKLKLFTSGLNAKTLGFIPVDISCDSLAAIIQVLSNVQNLEFSEDIYTFLQSVLESQLKNSGSACTSAELSDREWLLKYFGKFSTYAKWSEIVALHPTFQGLNTADLLTDTQLASASVSTFIISNVTAINDLFLSISGDSDFLLNFLGSLGDFVLKDSSLLANTKVRDAILMNTAEIVFVDFNTYSLAKVQNWMTTISFLLPGINATMLDFISLDLPCAYYQVVIHALDKVFPSLTSNKKNEVANFAKKYLAHQQRENDNICLPASGEVIEWINNLLGRFCRVLTVSDIQTFYPDLDTVSYTRVCVLS, translated from the exons ATGGAACTCACACCCGACTTTGATGGG TTGGGAGCCATCGATTCCTTGTCTGCTGAACAAGTGGGAGACCTTGCCTTCAGCGGAGACGTTCTCAACAATGAATCAAGTGCAGGCGTCCTTGTGAATTCTTTGGACAGACGGCCTTTCAACCAGATGGACTCTTTCCTGACCAGTTTCGAGGCCAACGCCGAGCAG AGAGGCATGGTGTCGGTGGCGAACACGAACATCAGGAGTTCAATGCTGAACGTCATCTACGGAAAGCTTTCCAGTCATTTCCACAGCTTCACAATAGAGCAGTGGAGGGATGTTTTCTTGTTTAAACTTAGATTCTTCCTGGGAAGCATTACCGAAAGCCAGATTGACCTCCTCCCGGGAAACATCGATTGTGACGTTTTCCAAATCAT CGTTTCTGCCCTGGACAGGCATTACCAGGACCTGTCACCCGGTGCTCGTCAAGCCTTCTACCAGAAAGCAAAGGCATACCTCCTAGCTAAGAAACAAGGCACTG AATCAGCCTGTGGTGCAAAAACTTCAGGCAGCGTTGGATGGCTCCTGGCCAACCTGGGTTCATTCCGCGCCCTGGCCTCTTATCAAGACATCATTTCACTTAAACCAGACTTTATGTTT ACGGATGCAGTGTTGATCCTCAATGAAAAACAGTTGGCCTCCTATTCGGTTGAGAGCGATGCCTTAAGAGATAAGGACAAAATTGCAAAGGTGTTTACTGGAGTGAGCAACCTTGATCTTGGGGCTTTCTTAGATGCCTTCAACCTGGCCGCTGAAGAG AAACAGCTCACTCAGCTGCCTAGTTCCGAGGTCAGAAAGTTCTTTATCGGAGAAGTCTTCTGCCAGCTCGGTCGACGGTTCTCCTTGTTCACAACGGCAGACTTCACCAACTGGCTTCAAGTCAAGCTTAAACTTTTCACCAGTGGACTCAACGCCAAGACCCTTGGCTTCATACCGGTTGATATATCCTGCGACTCCCTTGCTGCCAT CATCCAAGTCTTAAGTAACGTTCAGAATCTAGAATTCTCAGAAGACATTTATACGTTCCTGCAATCAGTTCTGGAATCACAGCTTAAAAACTCAG GTTCCGCTTGTACCAGCGCTGAATTGAGCGATAGAGAGTGGCTGCTGAAATACTTCGGAAAGTTTAGTACCTATGCTAAGTGGAGTGAAATTGTTGCCCTGCACCCTACTTTCCAAGGG CTAAATACGGCTGATCTGCTAACTGACACCCAATTGGCCAGCGCATCCGTCTCGACTTTCATCATCAGCAATGTGACCGCCATTAATGATTTGTTCCTCAGCATTTCGGGCGACTCCGATTTCCTCTTAAACTTCCTTGGATCGCTGGGAGACTTTGTCCTGAAG GATTCTTCTTTACTGGCAAATACAAAAGTGAGAGATGCCATCCTAATGAACACCGCGGAAATTGTATTCGTCGATTTTAACACATATTCTCTGGCAAAAGTGCAAAACTGGATGACTACAATAAGCTTTTTACTTCCTGGAATTAATGCTACCATGCTGGATTTCATCAGTCTGGACTTGCCCTGTGCTTATTACCAAGTTGT CATTCACGCTCTGGACAAGGTATTCCCCAGTCTTACATCAAATAAGAAGAACGAGGTGGCCAACTTTGCCAAAAAATACCTGGCTCACCAACAACGAGAGAATG aTAACATATGCCTACCCGCATCTGGCGAGGTCATTGAATGGATCAACAACTTACTAGGTCGATTCTGCAGAGTATTAACAGTTAGTGACATTCAGACGTTTTACCCAGATTTGGATACAGTAAGTTATACAAGGGTCTGCGTCTTATCATAA